A region from the Acomys russatus chromosome 24, mAcoRus1.1, whole genome shotgun sequence genome encodes:
- the LOC127207262 gene encoding putative olfactory receptor 2B8, protein MDQRKVNFTVTEFVFLGLSSDPKTQLVLFFVFLLFYILSVVGNVIIITIIQIEPRLQTPMYFFLTNLSFLDICYTSTNVPQMLSNMVGSKKTIPFASCATQMYFSLSFGMIECVLLGVMAYDRYVAICHPLHYTVIMDQNTCVQLAAISWSSSFLSSMVINILTLSLPYCGPNVLNHFFCEVPSVLRLACTDTSLTELVVFVFSIIIVFIPFLLIIVSYARVLCSVLRMRSSSGRHKALSTCASHLTVVTLFYGTAIFMYMRPQSKSSRAGGKVIAVFYTVVTPMLNPLIYSLRNQDVKGSLRRAMTKQNT, encoded by the coding sequence ATGGatcaaagaaaagtaaattttacTGTGACTGAGTTTGTATTTCTGGGGCTGTCATCTGATCCCAAGACACAGCtggttctcttttttgttttcttgcttttctatATATTGTCAGTGGTGGGcaatgtcatcatcatcactattatccAGATAGAACCTCGCCTGCAgacccccatgtacttcttcctcacgAACCTGTCCTTTTTGGACATCTGCTACACATCTACCAATGTCCCACAGATGCTTTCCAACATGGTGGGGAGTAAGAAGACTATCCCGTTTGCCAGCTGTGCTACTCAGATGTACTTCTCGCTCTCCTTTGGAATGATTGAATGTGTTCTTCTTGGGGTCATGGCTTATGACAGATATGTAGCCATTTGTCACCCTCTTCATTACACTGTTATTATGGACCAAAACACCTGTGTCCAACTGGCAGCCATTTCTTGGTCCAGCAGTTTCCTGAGCTCCATGGTTATCAACATTCTCACCTTGAGTTTGCCCTATTGTGGACCAAATGTCCTGAATCACTTTTTCTGTGAGGTTCCCTCAGTTCTGAGGCTGGCTTGTACTGACACCTCACTCACTGAGCTAGTGGTGTTTGTATTCAGCATCATCATCGTCTTCATTCCTTTCCTCCTTATTATTGTTTCCTACGCCCGGGTCCTTTGTTCTGTTCTCAGGATGAGGTCATCCTCAGGGAGGCATAAGGCTCTGTCCACCTGTGCCTCCCATCTGACAGTTGTGACCTTATTCTATGGAACTGCCATCTTTATGTACATGAGACCCCAGTCAAAATCCTCCAGGGCTGGTGGTAAGGTCATTGCAGTGTTCTACACTGTAGTGACACCTATGCTCAATCCATTAATCTACAGTTTAAGGAACCAGGATGTTAAAGGGTCTCTGAGGAGAGCTATGACAAAACAGAACACATAA